AGAAAGCATTGTTCTAGTCTACCGAAGGAGAGGAGACGAAGCCTATGTGGAAAAGACTGTGAAGCCTAAAAGCTACCTTCAAGCAAATGACGCTAACGCGTAATTTATCCTGTTAAActagaaaaataaactacATTTAGCATATcctaattaaatttatttgttataaatcctgttattaattttttatatttaaaaatatcattacACATTCTTGATTTGTTTAATGTAATCgagattttatattaatctCCTACTAAGtgaataattaaaaaaaaaatattagaacaATTAAACTCataattttactttctCAAGTTGTGTTTTTTCTTGCAAGTAAGAGGTAGGGAGAAACCTTACAAAGGGACTAGAGGGATTTGGGTGTGATCCTTATCAAACTGGTACTGTGAGATTTACTCACTAAACTCCCCCATATAACTTGCCAATACAGCAAGTTCTGTCGTATCCATTTGACTTCGGCTCCAGGAGctcattttctttttataccTCAAATCGCGTCCAGAGTGACCTCACGGCGGATATACTTAACGGACATGGTTATCTATAACCCGAGGAGAGACATCGTTGTACAGACTCAGAGGTCCCTACAATCATCTGTATTGCACATCGACTCCTTACACGACCACATCACCAGCCCAGCGTTTTTATTGGGCTGCGTTGACCACCAGTCTCCCACTAGTTTCGGCCACCGTGTTACAGAATTTTGATGGATAGGGTCCACGAGACCTTCTATTGCCCTACTTCGTCTAGTCTCTTAGTTAGCTTTAGGATCCCACACTAGAGTGCACCAGCCATGGGCTCCAACTAGGCCGTACCCACTAGATACTTCTatgtattattaaatcttcACGTGGGTGATACTGTTTTTTGGCTTTGGGGTGCGTTACACACTAAATCAACATACCATTATGGCTGGACACACATAAGTTTCATTGAATCAACTTAATGATTATTGTGGACATTTTCGTCATCTGAGTTGTTTCAACTGCATCGtagaaagtagaaacaatttttgTGTCCCTGAGAATCGAACTTGGCCATTGCTCAATGAAAGCATCTCCTTCTACCAAATGGGATAAGGGCATCTCTCAAGTTATTAtagtgcaaaaaaaatattatcaaaatttgTATAGGTGAATTCTTAAGATGTGGGTTAGTAgtaatttcttattttaaatcaaaatttgtattaattgtatatgtttattattatttttaatatataaaatttcagCAATTTCTGTCTCTTTCTTGCTCCTCCAGTTTTGGATTTCAAATTTGGAACAAAATAATGAACTAACTCTTAGATGTGGGGTTGATAGTGCTCTTATTTCGAATTAGGGTGTAGTTTCGTGAACCTCTCGGCTTCAAACACTTAGTATAGTATGAGCACCAAGAATTTTGAAATGGTGTGTACAAACCATGTCTTGTGTTAACTATTTCATACTTTATATTAACAATGAAATAcccaaaaaatatttctgttttaaaaaagatttgtaatttagataaatttttttatctacgCTTTACACAAGATGaatacatttatttttctatgaTCATCTTCCGTCatttaaaatgatttaaCACATCAAAGGACCTTAAACAAATGGAATTTATCGGGAATCAAGCCCGATATTTAAGGCTCAACAACAATCTTTGACTACTAAACTACGATCATCTTTCGATGcgtaaataaatttattattggcCATAAAACCAATATATATCGTCTCAGGCctatatttcatttttataggtTAATAGcgaataaattaatattaaagctttaaaatccaataaataatctttaagtctatttttacttttatagaacaaataaatttgttttatatgaaaaaatgtgaaatatcaaattattttagtGAATAACGTGTTTCAATAAAACGTCATCGTATCATGGCTTActaatttgtaaaaacatCTAATTATCAATAAATCTCACTTCTAATTTTACATGTTTAAGATTCTGAAACATTGGccaatttttctttaaaaatttgtttatccACAAAAAAACATGAGAAATTTTTACGACTTCCCATTTTACAATAACACACACAATTTAGATGATCACAGTCCATTTGACAAATATGAAAACATTGATACATACATTTCTGAGCACCAagatgaaaattattttatacttataaaaaaatatcaacataaatattgttttaatcCAAGActtatattacaaaaagacATAAACAATTCTCCTCATATTCTTCATACCACAAATTTAGAAACTAAATTTGGTATTTTGGCTTACCAAGAGTTCAATGATTTTGCgcctttaaattttattatcgAACAAGATCGTAGTTATAAAAGttatatttatgaaattatGATTAGTTTGATACAAATCAATAATGACACAGATTTCTTTTATGAATTTGCtgatttattagaaatagaGACATTGTggatcaataaaaattataaaattaaaatgtgCTGGGTTacctttttaatattaaatgaagggtattttgataatacgatatttagaagaaataCAAATGAATTAGAAGGAATTTATGAGCTTATAaagtttaataaaagaagaatacaaaaaagaatGAACAATAACCAAGAAGAAAaagcaaataaatataaagacaataattttaaaggaaCACAAGAGGGGGAAAttcaagataaaaaatatgaggAAAATGAAGAGACAGaagacaataaaaaaataaaacaagaaCAAGAAAAGGCAGAACGAGAAGAAAGAGAAAAAGACGAAAGAAatagaagatttttagattatttaatagaaagaagcagaaaaataaatgcaaaaaaagaaaaattagaaaaaatgagAAACAATAAAGAAACGATTTCAAAAACACCACCTTTAAAAAGAGGCAAATTGAGGACATTCAGCTCTGCGAAAACTTTTGgcacaaaaaaattatgcaccgaaaaaattaataaagaaaaaactcaaaaaataaaaaaagaaaaaactcAGAATAAGTTAAAACTCATTCTTGTAAAACtactttttaataaagaaaaagtCAACCAGAAGAATCTTGACATTTACATTTctaaattacaaaatatttatgataCAAAATctaatgaattttttacattgactgataaattaatttctgtgttagaatttatactagaaataaaaatgcccatatttaatgaaatggcaaaaaatgaaactaacgaatttatagaaaaatttgtacaaaacataaaaatcaaatttaaagcATCAGAACAACgcataaatgaaaataaaactatgAATAAAATggaagaaatttttagaaaagaaATGGAAAGATGTGAAGCACTTGAAGAAGCTACTAGAATAGAACGACTTAAAGAAGCAGAACAAAATAGAATACTGGAAGAAACTAAAGAAGTCGAAAAAGTAGAAAATACATTTGAAAAGAAAGGATTCGACATGACAAGttataaaactaaaagTTACAAAAAGGGACGATTTTTAGTTTACCAGGCTGTtccatttataaaagacaaGGAAACAAACGAaggaataaattttaataaaatttaccgGATTATagaaatacaaaataaacaGATAGAAATGATGTATAAAACATTGaaagataataataaaattgaagaaTTAATAGATGCACAACTTGAATCACTTTCAATAAAAGCGAATGACATGTTGACAGATTTAgagaaaagaaaagaataaaaaacaaaatatttataaaataaaagcaTATGCATCTACTTCTTTTAAGTACAAacacaaatttatttttttaatcatattattaaatttttgtttttttatttagtttttctctttttgggggagtttgtttgttaacCAACAAACTCACtgaaaaaactataaaaagatttctTTTGCATGATCagcataaaataaaaaatccgaattttttatctaccCTAAAAACATGAAATTACAAGAACAAACactcaaaaaaataagaagtgTAAGAATAAAAGCCATAGAATGTCATTCTATAAAACCACTTGCAATCTTAGGACTTTACAATGGATACCTCCAAACTTGGAATACATCGACATTACTTTTGATTAATGAAGTACATGTTTCAGATTTCCCAATAAGAACTTTGGCACTagttgaaaaaaataattgtgTTTTAATTGGATCTGATGATGGTCGAATTTATGTTTATGAATTGAATAATTTACAAAGGATTAGTTCGTTTGATGCTCATGCGgattttataagaaaaattatagtgAATCCTCAGAATACAGAGTTTTTAACTTGTAGTGATGACActactataaaattatggGAGATAGGGTCTATTATGAAATGTGTTTCTGTATTTACTGGTCATACACATTTTGTAATGGATCTTGTTTATTATCCTAAGGATAACAAACAATTTCTGTCTTGTTCTTTAGATGGGACTATCAAATTATGGAATAAAGAGTCGAAATCTTGTATTAAAACCTACAAAGGGCATAAAAGTGGAATTAATACATTGAGTTTCTGTAAAGATGATTTGTATTTTGTAAGTGGATCAGatgatttttctttaaagaTCTGGGATATTAATAATGGAAATTGTATCAGTACCCTTAAAGGACAcactaataatattataaatgtgTATTCTATGAATACATTTCCCTATCTTGTCTCCTGTTCCGAGGATGGAACTTATAGATTGTGGGATACAAATACTTTTGAGAATacagaaattataaatttgaatagTGGACGAATTTGGCAATATAAAGAACAtaagaatattattttaataggGACAGACGaagaattaatttttaaaaagattaaaaCGGGGAAATCTTTGTATGATTTGAAGAATAATaagttatattttacatctCAGAATTCTGTCTTCAGTTGTAAAGTTGATgatatttacaatattaagAAATTGGCAGAGTTAGATTTTTATCCCTCAGAATTATGTGCCTCTGAAAATGCGAAATTTATCTCAGTGTGcgatgataaaaatttttcgattttttcttctttaggTTTTAGAAAGAAGATGTCTGGACATGGAAATaatttgcatttttttgataatgaagagtttttaatattaagaGATGAGTACATTGAGATTTATGAGAAGAATGAGATGATTAGATCTATTAAGATTTATGATATTgagaagattttattagCCCAGAAGTATATTTATGTACAGAGAAATGATTCTTTAGATGTTTACACATTTGAAGGTATTCGGATTTTTACCTGGAATTTTAAGGCTTTTAAAGCACATGTAAATtccaatattttaatattagaaTTAAATAACAAGATCcagatttataaaattaatgatGACATCATTTCTGCATATTTAGAACAAGATATTGAGATTGATGAAGTTGGAATTCCCGAttcctttatttttttaggggaGTTTAATGTTAAGATTGATTCTTCTTGTTGGCTTACTACAGATAATCATGACACAATGTTTATGTTTAATTTCGAGAGTAAAGGGTACTATATTTTCCTTAGAGATGATccttatttatataattttggACCAGTAAATGGGCTTATGTGTGGATTTATTAATGATAAGGttctattattaaataattctCAGACTACTAGTAGTCTGAGTTTTCTAGATTTAGATTTAgagtttattaatttccAGAGTCGCATTTTCAATAATGAGAAATGTGACTGTAAGGAGTCATTCAGAATTAAGGCCATTTCTTTCCTTGAGTCTTTAGGGAAGAATAACGAGGCCCTTGAGATTTGTGCGAATGATAATCAGAGATTTGAGATATTAATTAAGCTTGGCCTCCTTGAGGAGGCGTCTGCTTTAGCAGTGTCTCCTCCCATGTTTGACAGACTTGGTCATGAGTTCTGTAAGAGAAGTGATCTTGTCAATGCGACAGAGtgtttatataaatctGGTAATTGGAggtctttattatttgttgATTTATTGTGTAATAAGAAGTATTTGAAAGAGATAGCAGAGAATTCCCTTGAGAATGGGGAGGATAATGTGGCCTTTATAGCCTTTTtgaagaataaaaattatgagaAATGTGGGGAGATTTTAAGAGAGAGTaagttttataatttctttaaggAAACATATCTTCAATAAAATCAAGtatgaagatttttaaaacatgtCTTTacattcttttatataattttattttatatagatCCTTTTAGCTTAATAGGTCTTTATATAACATCAATATCTTAAACATTCTTTATATGTATAATTATACattacaatattattttattcttttctttatccTTATATGAAAATGTCCAATCTCTCAGAATTATTCCCTATAGAAGTCTCCACTCACAATCTCTATTTCCACGAAGAAGCTTCAATCTTCTCTCTTGATTCCTTTGACGACTCCGTCGCCACTGGTGGCGGAGACGGAGTCGTCAGACTCTGGAAACTCCAACTTGACGAGATGACCCACCTTGACTACAAATACACTACTGCTCTAAACTCttctataaaattcatataCAAATCTGACATTATAGTACACAATAAAGCAGTGAACTGTGtaagatttaataaacaagGCATATTGGCGTCATCTTCTGACTCTGGTAAAGTGATAAttaattacaataaaactAAAGTACTAAGAGACAGTGACGGACTAGATTGTTATGAAATAATGTGGATTGATGATAAATTACTAGTGGGACTTAGTAATGGGAAGATAGAAGAGTACTATGTCGACAGAGAAGATGTAGAAAGAAGCAAGATGGTAAAGACTTATAGTGTACACGGGGATATAATCCAAGGAATGAGTTATAAtgagaaatataaacttataATGACATTTAGTAAAGACAGGACTAGTAAAATATTGGACTACGAACTAAAAGAAGAGAAAAAGGCAAAAGCGCCAACAAAAGACACTGTAGGTGAAACTACACAAAAGacatctaaaaaaatggacACTGTAGGCGCAACTACCCAGAGCACAGAGCGAAAGGCATgtgcaaaaaaacaacttactaaatctaaaaaaactGACACGAAAAATGTCTCAGGACAGAGCGCGTCAAAAGAAGTTTCCAAATCTATCGACACGAACGAGGACGCCGCGCAGACTAAAACACCCAAAAATGTCGAATCTGCAAATGTCACCTcattgaaaaatacaaaattaaaaccaAAGAAACTTGACATTTTAGAGACATTCTCTCTAAATTCTTCTGGTAGATCTTTTTTCAGAAGAGGCTCTTTTAGTACCTCAGGCCTCATGGCTTACATCCCAAATTCCAAACACAACTCCCTTTCTGTCTTAAATTTCCCATTTACAGAATCTTACTGGGCTTACCAAATGGGCCCTTTCAACTCTGAAGTCATCAGAGTACTCGATAATGAGAAATATCTCTTTATACTTTGTAAAACGagtctttatatttataaagacTTCGTCTTACTGTCTtgtatagaaaatataactTTTAAGAGTGTGACTGATGCGACACTAATAGGAAATGTCTTGTTAATAACGGCACTTGATGGATTTATAGCATCTTTTAGATATaactaaataaattaaatttataacaaaaaaaagttctggtattatatttatttaggCTAGCAACttttaaactttatttgttaatattattgggtcttgtaaaattttttcaatattaaaaataaacaatactttattttttaatattaaaaaaaattatagttgGTTTTCactattataaaaaatttaagttagttttattataataaataaatttagtttattttcactataatagattttacaaattttaaaatttttttgttcccCTTTTTGGTATGGGAATACAAGACAAAATTAACGAAATAGAAGCCGAAATGGCAAGaactcaaaaaaataaaaaaactgaATACCACATAGGAACTCTTAAAGCAAGACTAGCAAGATACAAACACGAACTTGATAACCCCAAAACcactaatataaaatctgACGGATGGGAAGTCGCAAAATCGGGAGATGCCCGTATTGCTCTAATAGGCTTTCCAAGTGTGGGAAAATCAACtcttttatcaaaaataacaaatacTGAAAGTAAAGCAGCAGAGGACGAATTTACTACTCTAGACTGTATAGCGGGGAAACTTGAATACAACGGATCAACTATACAAATACTAGATCTGCCTGGTATTATAAGCGGCGCATCATCAAACTTAGGTAGAGGCAAACAAGTCATAAGTATTTGTAGAACAGCAGATCTAATACTTATAGTATTAGATCCACGAAGAAAACATGATAAAAAAGTCTTAATACGAgaactttttaatatgGGAATCAGgcttaataaaaaacgcCCTGACGTCAGTATTAATTTAACTACTAATGGTGGCATATGTATAAACAAACAATGCGACTTAACACAGACATCAGAAGAAGCCATAACAGCAATACTCAAAgaatacaaaattaatCACTGTaacatattaataaaagaagatgTCAGTACTGACGATATAGTAGATTTATTAAGTAAAAACGTGtcatatataaaatgtCTCTTTTGTTACAACAAAACTGACGAGTTATCGTACGAAGACTTTAAGAACTTGAgtttagaagaaaatacGATACTAATTAGTTGTAAAAATGATTGGAATATAAATGAACTTAAAGAATATGTTTGGGAGAAATTGAACTTGACGAGGATTTATACTAAAAAGAAAGGAGAGATGCCGGATTTTAATAGGCCGATAGTGTTGAGAGATAATTTGAGTGTATTTGATTTATGTGGGAATATtcataaagatttttatagtgATTTTAAGTATGCGCTTGTATGGGGACGAAGTGCGAAACATAGTCCGCAGAAAGTAGGCCTTAATCATGTACTTGAAGATGAAGATGTTATACaaatatgtttaaaataaaactgatgaaaatttttagatattttaaaattatatgtattttaaaaattttagaggGTAAAATATACCATAAcctttaaataaaaaataattaaactATTAATAGTATgaatataaacatattcatactatatttaaaacatatcttcaaaatttttacaacaatttaaaacatatctataaaaattttatatttcaataACAAAtctatttaataaaatttttacatcaatttaaaacatatcTATATTATCTTAGACTGTAATAAAggatcaaataaaattttaaacccaaatttaaaaaattctataacataaaaacaatttaaacaatttaaaaaatttttattttattattcataAGGCAAATCCTGGGTCAACTGGGCTTAATCCATCATACCCAAGTAAAGACAAAGCAGCAAGCGAAAACATCAAATGATAAGGATCTGGTTCATTCCCAGGCCTATCAGATATCCCACCTTTAATCCCCTGACACCTAAGTATAAACTCTTTAAGCTTTTCTTCATCAATCAAatgattcttttttatcatttttaatgacGCGTAAGCCCAAAACGAATAACAAACATCTTCTTTCTTATTAATTCGTCCACTTAATCCACCATTTTCTACTTGTCTTAAACATATAAACCTACTTATATCTCTACTATTAACATACTCAATACCACCTAAAGACCTAAGAACTGACAAACAACAAAATGTAAACGCACAATGTGTTTCGTCACCAATTGCCAGTCCAAACCCGCCGTCTTTATTGTAACAAGACATTATATATCTAACACaagatttataatcaaactttatattttcacaAAAATCTACTGGTATTGGTTTTGATAACGACgaaatatcaaaaactctgtttttatttaaatacaaGAGATGTAGTGAAAGTACTGCGCTACAATTAATTCTATTGTCAGTCATACCAAATTCGTCATTATTAAATGACccatttttgttaaaattttttagtatgaAATTTACAGttttaatatcaaaaaaatcttgTTTAGAAATGTATAAGATTTGTAAAGCATTAAAAGTTGATAAAATTGTAGAAGGGAAGTTTGTAGAGCCGCCGTATCCGCCGTCTTggtttttacaattttttgtaaaaaataaaaaatttgaaaaatcttttttagaGTTCATTATTTTGTAGGAATTTATTGTCCAATAGATTGTGTTTAATCTTGAGGGTtctgataaataaaaatcgaGAATTTTGTCTTgagaaattttttctaaaaaatttttatgatctTCAATATTCAAAATTGTCATggggataaaaaaaagaaaggaATTTATAGAGACACTGTGTATATCTTTAAATAATCATACGAAATTTATAGTATATTTGTAAATccaaattaatattatattcttATAGACCAAGATTGCTTATATTTATGATTAGTAagaatcaaaatattttaaactaatatagcgaaatataaaaaaaagatgcATTACTTCCCAATAGGTACTCTTTTTTTGCGaattcattattaaaaatcatttacAGGCGAATTTTAAGtaaattacattttaaaatagttCTTGATatgcttttttttaaaattagtgcaaaataaagccatattaatattttttaaagcaaaattaattttttttaaatttttataatttttatttaattcttaTCTCCTTGACTATTCTACTTAACACATTACTCATCGTCTTCACaatatcttctttattgCTTCTTATTCTACACtccaaatttataaaattctcATTATTAGCAATACAcacattataaaatatatcatcATTCTGTCTAGTAGTACACATAATATTAGACACAATAATATCTTCTTCCTCTTTATAATCAATAATACTTccttttacaaatttagtaaatttttctaatacTCGTCTAGGCGACAAAGAAgacattaattttatagaataaaCATTTTCCCACGGCATTTTCCTCCaaatattcttaaaatcttcaatttcgcaactttttatttctaagaAATCTGAGACATcagtttttatttctctaaaatttaaagtataATTCTGATTAGCATATTCCCCATTTTCATTTGGATATTTAAAAGTCACTGATCCATTTATAAATCCACTAGAACTATCTAAAACTCTAAAGAcaagttttttagaaattgcTGATCTTGCCTTCATATTATCAGGAAGATCAAGTAAAACTGGTCTAATATTTTGACTAGTACCAAAATCAAATAACATGGTCTGTAAATAGTTATCAGTTTGATTGATTAATAAGATATTTAAGattatttcatattttgtGTATGAAATTGTACCTTCAACATAAATTGGATCAGAAAGGCCTGTTAATTGTACGACATTGAAAAGTGACTCGTCATTGTCTTCAGATTCTAGAAAACTTTTAAGTTTTTcgattttttcatttttattattttgaaaaaatggAATTTCTAGAGGTTCCAAGACATCGACtcgttttaaaaaatttttctttttttttgaaaaatttttataggaaatttctaaagttaaagattttatacacaaaaaaatcgtAGACTTGCAACTTTCATCACAAAAATCTTcgatttttgtaaaactcaAAAATAAAGCGATCATTTTAGCTTTTAAATCTTCAAAAgattcatttttatctgATTCATTCTTAAAAGATTCGTATTTATCTGATTCGTATTTATCTgattcatttttatctgATCCATTATAAGAAGATCCATTCAagatattttcatttatggTAGATccattaaatatattattttcatttatggtaaaatacatttctgttaaagaaatacataaaaaacttattaaaaatcttgAATCTTTCtgaaaacatataaaatctGATGTTCCTTTAAACTCAcaatattctttaaatttccCATCAACAAtactaaatatttcttctaaTTCTTTCCTCCCTGAATATTTTACcaaaatcttaaaaatttttctaaaaatttttccaaatttaatattttttatattaaaaatcaaaatttttaaaatttccaaatctttagaattttctaaaatcaaagaattttctaaaatcgaatttaacaaatttaaacaagAAAACGACAATCCAGGAATCTcatgatttatatttttataacaaatattttttacttcttcattataaataccaaatctagaaacaaaaacatataaattttctagtATCAAAATCTCcatctttttgttttttaatatcattttttcaatttctttatattttaaaattaaaagtttataaaattgcGGGGCGTCTTTAGTTTGACAAACTTCTAATGAAAAATCTAGACacaatttagaaatttcaatattaaaaggGTTTACTAAATCTAAAGCATTTAGagaatattttgataaatcGATAGTgtctttgatttttattaatttagtaaaactaatattaaataaatcttcattatcttttaaatcttgGAAAATTATTCCTACgtatttttctaataataaattattagttTCCAAAtctaaaagttttaaacaAGCTTCTAATCTCACTTCTGAAGATTCAGAAGTGACAAAttcttctaaaaatttttcatcttCAATTTTCTCgattaaaattaatgaaaaatCTTTAGATTTCGTATTTTTCACTTTATAAGCAAATTGTTCAgctttttctttattaatttccCATAACGAACAAAATGCTTGTATAAGACAAAATGTATCCATTTCTTTATACAAACCAtcattcaaaatttttattatctcGTCATTCATTTctattttcttataaatcATACCTAAGCAATAGTAAGCATTTCTTCTTACATATCCTACAGAATGAGatgtattattaattattgatttataacaattatttattacatttttagaatttaaacATGTCACGAATCTTAAAGTGAGGCCTCTTATGAATTCATTTGGACTTTCTAAATCTTTTCTAATTTGGTTGTTTAGAAGTAAAAGTTCGCCTTCTTTTAGAAATGGGACATAGATTTCTAAGAAATAGTAGAGAAGTCGCTTGAGTTCATTATTGTCCATAAGTAGTACTTCTTTGACTACTGTATGGAGAATTGAGTCACCAATTTTCCCTTGACTGACATATTCGATTAGTAATTTCATACCttcgatttttttagaaatttcttTTGAGTCTACGAGTTTCAGAATGTTTTCTTCTGAGGAATCTTTAGAATTTGAAATGTAAACTGAAGTcttaaacattaaaaaggGGGtgagaaaaatttataaatttgtttactCAAATTTGTGTAAGAAAATAACATTTTACTTAA
The DNA window shown above is from Vairimorpha necatrix chromosome 7, complete sequence and carries:
- a CDS encoding coatomer subunit beta (coPB) yields the protein MFKTSVYISNSKDSSEENILKLVDSKEISKKIEGMKLLIEYVSQGKIGDSILHTVVKEVLLMDNNELKRLLYYFLEIYVPFLKEGELLLLNNQIRKDLESPNEFIRGLTLRFVTCLNSKNVINNCYKSIINNTSHSVGYVRRNAYYCLGMIYKKIEMNDEIIKILNDGLYKEMDTFCLIQAFCSLWEINKEKAEQFAYKVKNTKSKDFSLILIEKIEDEKFLEEFVTSESSEVRLEACLKLLDLETNNLLLEKYVGIIFQDLKDNEDLFNISFTKLIKIKDTIDLSKYSLNALDLVNPFNIEISKLCLDFSLEVCQTKDAPQFYKLLILKYKEIEKMILKNKKMEILILENLYVFVSRFGIYNEEVKNICYKNINHEIPGLSFSCLNLLNSILENSLILENSKDLEILKILIFNIKNIKFGKIFRKIFKILVKYSGRKELEEIFSIVDGKFKEYCEFKGTSDFICFQKDSRFLISFLCISLTEMYFTINENNIFNGSTINENILNGSSYNGSDKNESDKYESDKYESFKNESDKNESFEDLKAKMIALFLSFTKIEDFCDESCKSTIFLCIKSLTLEISYKNFSKKKKNFLKRVDVLEPLEIPFFQNNKNEKIEKLKSFLESEDNDESLFNVVQLTGLSDPIYVEGTISYTKYEIILNILLINQTDNYLQTMLFDFGTSQNIRPVLLDLPDNMKARSAISKKLVFRVLDSSSGFINGSVTFKYPNENGEYANQNYTLNFREIKTDVSDFLEIKSCEIEDFKNIWRKMPWENVYSIKLMSSLSPRRVLEKFTKFVKGSIIDYKEEEDIIVSNIMCTTRQNDDIFYNVCIANNENFINLECRIRSNKEDIVKTMSNVLSRIVKEIRIK